The genomic DNA GCTGCGGCGCTTGGCCTGCAGCACGTGCTCGCGCGTGGTGAACTCGGCGTTCTCGGCGCGGGCGATGTCGCCCGCGACGCGCACGAGGCCGCCGAGGTTGCGCAGCTCCAGCGTGAGGTGCTCCTTCCGGCCCGCGCGGCGCTGGGCCTCGAGGATGACCTCCTCCATCGCGCCCTCGTCGAACGCGGGGAGCCGGCCGTCCTTCTCGACCTCCTGGGCGATGAACCGGGCGTACTTCCGGCGCATCTCCGGGGTGTCCGAGATGGTGTCGTCCATGTACACCTCGTAGCCGTACCCCTTGATGCGGCTCCGGAGCGCCGGGTGCATGTTCTCCATCGCGTCGAGGTTCCCCGCCGCGACCATGACGAAGTCACAGGGGACGGCCTCGGTCTGGACCATCGCGCCCGAGGAGCGCTCGGACTGGCCCGTGATGGAGAACTCGCCCTCCTGGATGGCGGTCATCAGCTTCTGCTGGGACCGGATGTCGAGGGTGTTGATCTCGTCGACGAACAGCACGCCCTTGTTGGCCTTGTGGATGGCCCCCGCCTCGACGCGGTCGTGGCTGGGGGTCTCCATCCCGCCGGACTGGAACGGGTCGTGCCGGACGTCGCCGAGCAGCGCGCCGGCGTGCGCGCCGGTCGCGTCCTCGAACGGTGCGGTCTGCTGGTCGGCGTTGTTGACCAGCAGGTTCGGGATCATCGCGTCGCTACCACGCGAGGAGTAGCGGAACGCGAGGTAGATGACACCCGCCGCCAGGATGCCGAGCAGGAGTTGCCCGGCGATCAGCAGCGAGTAGCCGAACACCACGGCGATGATGATCCACATCAGGAAGCTCCGCATCTGGTTGCGCTTGCGGGCCTCCTCCTTGTGCGCCTCGACGATCTGTTCGCCCTTCCCCGCGGGCACGGTCCGGACCTTCGGCTCGTTGCCGTCGTCCGGGTTGTGGTAGACGAGGATGTCCTGCAGGTCCTCCTTCGGGAGGAGCTGGGACATCGCCTTCGCGAGCATCGACTTCCCCGTCCCGGGGGAGCCGATCATCATGACGTGGCGGCGCTGCTTGGCCGCCTTCAGGATGATGTCGCGGGCGTCGTCCTGCCCGATGACCTGGTCGACGAGGCGGTCGGGCACCTCGATGTCGTCGGTCGAGGAGATCTGGAGCCCGCCCAGCAGGCCGTCCTCCTCGGCCGGTTCGACCTCGGCGCCGGCCTCGACGGTCACGTCGCTCCCGAGGTCCGACCCGTCGGTCAGCTCGTCGGACTCGTCGGCGGGCGCCGGTGGCCCGCCCGGGGTCTCGTTCTCGTCCCGGTCCAGTGGGATGCCCGGGTCCGGGTGCTCCTCCTGGGGCACGCCGTCCTCGGACTCGCGACCGGGGTGCTCGTCCGTGTTGTTGTCGTCGCTCATAGAACCGTTGCTATCACCGATAACGAGGGGCCTTCAACTGATATACTTTCTCCCCACGGGTGCCGCCCGTACACGCGTAAACCGCCCGCAGCGGCCGCCTCGTCCGTTCCTCCGGTACGTGCCAGCGCGACCCGCGAGGCTTATGAACCGAGCCACACAACCCCGCGAGAGAGCCAGTCCAGATGAGCGTCACCCGGGGGTTCTACATCGGCCGGTACCAGCCCTACCATGAGGGGCATCACGCCATGGTCGAGCGCATCGCTGAGGACGTCGACGAGCTCGTCCTCGGCATCGGCAGCGCCGACCAGTCACACACGCCACACGACCCGTTCACCGCCGGCGAGCGCGTGATGATGATCACGAAGGCGACCCAGGAGATGGACCTCCTGACCTACGCGGTCCCCATCGAGGACCTCAACCGGAACGCGGTCTGGGTGAGCCACGTCCAGTCGATGTCCCCGAACTTCGACGTGGCCTACTCCAACAACCCGCTCGTCATCCGCCTGTTCGAGGAGGCCGGCATCGAGGTCCGCCAGTCCGAGATGTACCGCCGCGACGAGTTCCAGGGCACCGAGGTCCGCCAGCGCATCATCGACGGCGACGACTGGCAGGCGCTGGTCCCGAACCCCGTCGTCGACGTCATCGAAGAGTGCGACGGCGTGGCCCGGCTGCGGCAGGTGGCCGACACGGACGACCCCGACGACGACGGCAACGGCGTCGAGTAAGATCGGCTCCGCGCCGTGTCGATTATCGGCCGGAGTCTCGGATAAATCGGCAAATCGAGGTGTCTGGTTTCGGATCGGGCTGCAGGTCCTGATATGTCGGGGTTGCTTCGAAACTCTTCAGAGTTCGCGTCGGTCTCGTCGCGAGGACCCGCTGTACTCCGTCGGCAGGTCCACGTCGTCGGGCGCGGGCATCCAGAAGTAGTCGAAGGCGATGCCGGTCGCCAGCGGCAGGACCACGGTCAGCCCCATCACGGCGGCCGGGTTCCCGAGGTCCGGCCCCAGACCCGCGCCCCCGAGGACGATGGTGAGGACCGTCAGCGTCAGCGTGCCCAGCAGGACCGCGTACAGCGCCGCACCCCAGCGGGTGTTGAGCCGGACCCGGAAGAACCTGGTCAGCAGCGCCGCCGCCGCGGCGTTCACGCCCAGGATGACGAGCAGGCCGACCACGTCGACGATGGTGATCATCCAGCGACAGTAGGGCGCCCGGGGCTATCAGTCCCTCGGCACGGCCGGGACCGACGTGCCGGTCGGGCCCCGTCACGAGTGATAGTATATATCAAGATGACCGCTAAATTAAGGTTGGGTGCCGACGTAACCGTCCCATGACCGACGGACCCCGAGCGTCGACGACCGATACCGCCACCACATCCCCGCCGCGAGCGACCGTGCTCGTCGTCGACGACGAGAAGCCGATGACCGAGATCCTCTCGACCTGGATCGGCGAGCACCACGACGTGCTCGTCGCACACGACGGCGAGGAGGCGCTCGAGACCATCACCGAGGACGTCGACGTCGTCCTGCTGGACCGGCGGATGCCGCGGATGGACGGGGACGCGTTCCTCCACGCGATGAGGGACGCTGGCTACGACGCCCGGGTCGTCATGCTGACGGCCATCGACCCCGGCCCGGACATCGTGAGCCTGCCCTTCGACGACTACGTCACCAAACCCGTCACGAAGGACGTGGTGCTCAACGTCATCGACCGGATGCTCCGGCTCAGCCGGGCAGGGAAGGCCGTCCGCGAGTACCACTCCCTGGAGCGCCGGCGCGACGTGCTCCGCACGGCGAAGGCGACGACCGGGGTCTCGGACTCGGAGGCCTTCGAGCTGCTGACCCGGCGGCTCGAGGCGGCCGCGAAGGACGCCGGCGCCGGGCTGGCGTGGCTGAAAGAGGAGTACTACGAGACGGACGAGTGACGTGCTCGTCGGCGGTCGTGGGTTCCACCGTCCGCCGACCCCCCGCAACCGTCGTGTCGATGACCGTCTCCGTTCTCAGGCGCCGAGCAGCTCCCGGGCCCGCTCGACGTCGCCGTCCATCCGCTCCATGAGGTCCCAGACCCCCTCTCGGGCCCCATCGTCGACCGTCGCGAGCACCATCCCCTCGTCGGGCTGGCCGTAGACGATGCCGGCCCCGTCGGGGGCGATGGCGAGTGCGGGGAGCGCGGCCAGGTCCTCCTCGCCCTCGGTCACCTCGATGACCGTCGACTGGCCCTCCCCCGCGGTCGCGCGGTCGAGCGCGGCGCGGAGTTCCTCGAGGAGCCCCGCCGTGAGCGTCGCAGCAGGGTTCCGGACGGTGACGTGGCGGTCGAACGCCCCCGTGTCGATGGCCTCGCGGACCTCGGCGGTGACGGCCTCGCGCTTGGTCTTCCCGTCGACCAGCGCGACCGCCGGCCGGGCCTGGCCGGTGAGAAGGTGGTACGTGACGATGTCGCCGACGGCGATCAGGGGCCGTCCGCTCTCGGCGAGCAGTTCGTCGGCCGCCGTGTAGACCGGGCCGAGCGGGTCCTTCAGCTCGTGGCGCATCGACTCCGGGAGCGAGAGCACGACGCGGGGGTCGCCGGGGTCCGGCGAGTCGCTGGCGTCGCTCATGGCCGTCTCACCGGACCTTCAGCGCGTACTTCCCCGGCTCGGTCACTTCCATCTCGCTGGCGATCTGCGAGGTCTCGGGGTGCGCGATGATGACGTAGCCGGCCCAGTCCTCGGTCAGCGAGGTGGAGCCGCAGTTGGGACACTGCTCGCCGTCGGCGGCCTCGAGCACGCGGTGGCACTCGCGGCAGACGAGTCGGTCGGCCATCTAATCACCCGCCTGGCCCTGCTGGGCCCGCCGGCGTCGGTCCTGTTCGAGCCACTCGTGCTTGCCCAGCCCCGGCTGCTTCGCGGTGAGGCCGATCTTCGAGTCCCGCGGGTTCCGCTCGTCGATGCTCTTCGTGACGATGCGGGCGCGGACGGAGTCGCCGACCGAGAGGACCCGGCTCGAGTCCCGGGAGGCGAGCTGCTGGTTCTCCTCGTCGTAGGCGAGGTACTCGTCGTCGATCTGGGAGACGTGGAGCAGCCCGTCGACGGGGCCGATGCCGACGAAGGCGCCGAAGTTGACGACCTCGACGACCTCGCCGTCGACGACCTCCTGCATCTCGGGGTCGAAGGTCAGCGCATCGAACTCGGCCTCGTAGTAGACGCCGGGGCGGTTGGGCAGGACGGCGCCGGTGCCGATATCGTGGACGTCGATGACGCTGACGACGGAGCCGACCTCCTCGTCCATACGGCCCTCCAGCTTGTCCTGCAGGAGTCGTTTCACCAGGTCGGGGGAGACGTCGGCGAGGTACTCGGGCGGCACCTCGACGGTGTCCTTGAGACGAACGCGTTTGTACATGTATCGTGTGTGGTTTCGTGTCGGGGTAGTTTGTGTTCGGTAGCGTGTGAGAGACGCGGCGTTACGGTCGAGTGAGCGCGAGTTCGTTTCGCCCGCGTAAACCGATTACGGGTACGTCCCGGGCCAGCAGGCGGTCGCGCAGGTCCGCATCGTTCGTGGCGACGCAGTCGACGGTGGCCCCCTCGTCGGGGTCGCGTGTGGCGATCTCGACGACGGCGTCGTCGGCGTACTGCTCGCGGTGGGCGATCTGCTCGCACCGGTCGGCGAGGTCGCGGCCGACGCTCGCCGCGACGGCCTCCTCGCCCTGCCCGTCGCTGAGCTTCTCCAACTCGGCGACGCACGCGGCCGGGACGACCGGCTCCGGGTCGTCGAGGACGCGCTCCAGTTCGTCGAAGACGCGGACGTCGCACTCGACGGGCATCATGAGCGCGTTGGTGTCGAGCAGGACCGTCGTCATCCTACCGCAGCGTCCCCACGCCGATGAGTCGCCAGCGCGAGCCGACACGGCGGTTGATGGCGATCTTCGCGCCCTCCTGGGCGCAGACGGGCCGCTTGAGCGCGACCTCGCACTCCTCGTCGCGGGCGCTGGTGACGGAGCCGACCGTGGTGGCCGTGCCGACCGTCAGCATCAGCGGCTCGCCCGTCGAGATGGGCTCGATCTCCTCGGCGTCCTCGCCGACGACCCGCTCGAGCAGGTCCACGTCCATCACGAACGAGTCCCGCGTCGGCGGGAGCGACCCCGGCGGGCCGGCGACCTGCCCGGCCAGGGCGTCGCCCTTCGTGTACGAGGGGTCCAGCCCCGTGCCGACACCGATGAGGCCGCCGGGCGTGGCCTCGTCGACGGACTCGCCGCCGGCCTGCAGCGATCGCACCGTCGTCTCGACGGGCTGGTACTCGGACTGGCCGCCCTCCTCGACCTCGCGGCCGGGGCGGATCTCGATCTCGTCCTCGACGTGGAGGCGGCCCTGCGAGAGCGACCCGCCGACGACACCGCCCATCAGGCCCGCGGCGTCCGTGCCGGGGCGGTTGATGTCGAACGAGCGCGCGACCTGCAGCCGTGCGTCGGCGTCGGCGTCGCGCTCGGGCGTGGGGATCTCCTCCTCGATGGCGTCGATGAGCACGTCGATGTTGACGCCCTGCTGCGCGCTCACGGGGACGATGGGGGCGCCCTCGGCGACGGTCCCCTCGATGAACTCCTCGATCTGGCGCTTGTTGTCGAGGGCGGCCTCGCGGTCCCGCACGAGGTCGATCTTGTTCTGCGCGATGACGATGTTCTCGATGCCGATGATGTCCAGCGCCATCAGGTGCTCCTCGGTCTGTGCCTGGGGCACCGGCTCGTTCGCGCCGATCACGAGGACGGCGCCGTCCATGATCGCCGCGCCCGAGAGCATCGTCGCCATCAGCGTCTCGTGGCCGGGCGCGTCGACGAACGAGACCGTCCGCACCACGTCCGTCTCCTCGCCGTCGACCGCCTCCTCGACCGTGTAGCACTCGGGCGGGTCGGCGCCCGGGATCCGGCGGAAGGTGGCGTCAGCGTACCCGAGGCGGATGGAGATGCCGCGTTTCATCTCCTCGGAGTGCTGGTCGGTCCACTCCCCCGAGAGCGCCTGCACGAGGGTCGTCTTCCCGTGGTCGACGTGGCCGACCAGTCCGATGTTCACCTCCGGTTGTCGGTGTGTGTTCGACATCAGTAATATACCGGCTATCGTCCCCTGCGGCGTATAAGGCTACCGGACCTCCGTTCGGGCGTCTCAGGCCGCCTGCTCCGGTGACTCCTCCTCGTCCTCCGTCGCCCCTGGCTCGGCCGCCGGGAGCCACACCGTCAGCGTCCCGTCGGGGGTGTCGGTGACGAGCTCGCCACCGGCCTGCGTGACGGTCCACTCCAGACACCAGAGCGCCAGCCCCTCGGCGTGTTCGAGCGGCGTCTCCTCGCCCAGCCCTACGGCCTCGATATCGAGCGCGGGGAGCCCGTCGCCGTCGTCGTCGATGGTGAGCAGGAGCGACTCCCCGTCGTCGGCCTCGGCCACGGCGATGCTGACAGCGACGCCTCCGTCGTTGTGCGCGAGTATCTGGTCCACCACGTCCGCGATGGCGACGGGCAACGAAGCTGTCCCGTGGGCCAGCCGACCGGACTCGGACCGCTCGACAGTGATCGTCGCCTCCGGCCAGGAGGCCCGGATGTCCTCCAGAGGGGCCTCGAGACAGTCGGGGAACCGGAGCTGTTCGCGCTCGCCGGAGGCCTCGGAGAGGATGTTCTGGACGCGCCGGGTGCGGTCCGAGAGGGTCGCCAGCGAGAGCGCCTGCTGACGGATGTCCTCCAGTCCCTCGCGGACCGCCTCGTCCGTCACCTGCTCGGCGAGGACCGAGGCGCGCCCGGCGATGATGTTGATGTCGGTCCGGACGTTGTGCCGGAGGATACGGTTGAGGACGGACACCATCGTCGAGCGGGTCTCGAGCGCCACGTTCGAGGCCTCCAGGGCGCCTTTCGTCTCCTCGATCTCCTCGATACGCTTCCGGAGCGTGTCCCGTGTCCGGGCCATCGTCCGGTTGAGGTCGCCGAACTCGTCCGGACGGTCCGTGTCGAACGCCACGTCGTACTCGCCCTGCTCGATGCGCTCGGCGCGGTCGGCCAGCGTCGCCAGCGCGCCGGTCACGTCCGCCCCGATGACGCTGACGACCCCCAGCAGCCCGACCACGGCGATGGTGGAGATGAGACCGATCCAGAGGCCGGCCTCCCGGGTGATGGCGTACGCCTCGCTGGTCGGGGCGTGCTCGATGACGACCAGGTCCGTGCCGTCCACGGGGGCGAACGCCGCGACGTACGTGCCGGGCGCCGACTGCTCGTACCGTGGGTCGGCGACGAACCCGGACTCCCCCTGGAGTCCGCGGCTCACCACGGGCGACCTGAGTGGTCCGGGCTGGTACTGGCGGAGCATCGCCGACCGGTTGTCCGCGAACACGACGGTCCCGTTCGAGTCGACGACGCGCGTGAATCCGCCGTCGACGGGATGCTCGAACCGCTCGAAGATGCTCGCGGTGTCGATGGTGACGACCAGCAGGTGTCCCGGAGCCCCGCGGATCGGTGTGACGTACCCGAGTACCACGGTCTCCCCTCCGTCAGCCTCGTGCGGTTTGGTGGTCCGAACGTCGTCGAAGGCCCGGAAGGCGAACTGCTGTTGCCACGGCAGGTCCTCGACCGCCGTCCCCTCGAGGGACTGGAGGGCGCTCGTCTCGACGGTCTGGTTCCGCCGGTCGATGACGTACGCGTTGACGACGTGTGCTTCCCGGCGGTCGACCAGTTGCCGCTGGAGGTACCGGCGGACCGCAGTCCTGTCGTCCTCCTCGTAGACCGGATGTTCCGAGATGACCCTGGCGAGGAGCCGGTTCTGACGGCTCCATTCGGTCAACTCGCCGGCCTCGGCGTTCGTGGCGGCCGTCATCGACTGTTCGACGTTGTCGTCCAGGAGCGCCCCGACCTGGAGGTACAGTCCCACTGCGGCGACGCCGCTGATGAGCAGGACCACCAGTAGCACGGCGGCCAGCTTCCGCCGATACGACACGCGCACGAAGCCGAGGACCGGGCCGGCGCCGGGAATCGATGGCCGCATCTACGCACCGCCCCCTCGCCGTCGCCGGGGGCGAACTCGCCCCGTCCCTGTCCGTGCTCCGGCGGCTGGTGATGGGAACCCGGTCACGTGGACCCCTCCAGGTCCCGCAGGAAGGACCGTGCGACCGCACTCGGCTGTCGGTCCCGGACGAGTACCTGCCGGTTCAGTCGTCTGATGGTCCGCGCATCGAGGCCCGCGGCCACCGGCTCGAGTTCCTCCAGGATGGCCGGGTACGCATCGGCCGTCGCCGCGTTCGCCGTCGGCGCCGGCTGGTACGGGATGAAGTAGTCGCGGTCGTCCTCGAGCAGCACGAGCGACGGCCGGTCGAGCTGTGGGTCGGTATCGAACCCGCTCGCGACCTGGACTCGTCCGTCCCGCACCAGTTCGTACGTGAGGCCGATCGACGTGACGATGAACGCTCCCGACTCGATTTCGGTCAGGGCCGCCTCCTCGAGACCGTAGAAGTCGGCCATCCCGCCCCAGGCGTCCTGCCGGTGGTAGAAGTCCTCGCCGAGCGCGACGCCGAAGTCGGTGTTGCCGGCGTTCAGGTGGGCCACCAGGCCACTGATGGTGGTGACCCCCGTGCGCTCGCTCCAGCCCCGGTCCGCCAGCAGGACCCATTCGTTCGAGAACGGCGCCGGGGTGCTCATCTCGGCGCCGTGCTCCCGAGCGTCGGCCCTGACGCGCTCGTAGAGCCGCTGCGGGTCGGTGATCCGCTCCGTGTGCTTCGGCGGCAGTTCGGTCCACGCCGTCCCCGTGTACTCCCAGTAGAGGTCCTTCACCCCGGAGACCACCGCGTTCCAGTTCTGGAGCGAGCCCCCGTACCCGATCTCGTCGACCACCTGGATCCCGTCGACGCGCTGGAGACGATGGTAGGCGAGGTATCCGAGGATCTGCTGCTCCGCGAACGACTTCGAGCCGATGCGGACGTTGGGGTCCGAGCGACGGTCGGATCCCGTACCGGTACAGCCACAGAGGCCGCTCGCGACCCCGATGCCACCGACCCCCCCGATCCGGCGGAGGCAGTGCCGCCGCGTCGGCCCCATACGGGGGAGTAGTCGTATCATCGTACATATTCCTTCGCCAACAATGGTAAGATGACTTTCATAAAATCGCTTCAGCGAACGTTTTACTGGGTCGCTGACCTGCAACCGCCTATGAGCAACGACGCCAGCCCGGGTGAGGGAGCCACCCCCGGCGAGGACGACTCCATCCTCCAGTGTGAGGAGTGTCTCCCGCCGGCCGACGCGTTCGCCATCGTCGGCAACGAGACGCGCCTGCACATCCTGGAGGCGCTGTGGGCGGCCGACCGCCCGGCGGCGTTCTCGGAGCTGCGGCGGTCGGTGGGGATGCGCGATTCGGCACAGTTCAACTACCACCTGGACAAGCTCCGGGGGCAGTTCGTCCGCAAGACCGACGACGGCTACGAGTTCCGACAGGCGGGGAAGGCCATCGTCCGTGCGGTGCTGGCGGGCACGTACAACCAGGACCCGGAGCTGGAGCCGTTCCCCGTCGATGGCGAGTGCGTCGCCTGTGGCGGCGGCCTCCAGGCCTCGTACCGCGACGAGGCGTTCCTCATCACCTGCACGGAGTGCCAGCGCCCGCACGGCACCTACCCGTTCCCACCGGGTGGGCTGGAGGACCGCTCCCGCGAGGAGGTGCTGTCGGCGTTCAACCAGCGCGCTCGCCACCTGGCCTGCCTCACCGCAGACGGCGTCTGCCCGGAGTGCAACGGACGGGTGCGGACCGACCTCCTCGAACCGGAGGACCTCCCGCCGGACAAGGTGAAACCCATCGCCGAACAGGAACTGTTCGTCATCCACGAGTGCCAGCGGTGCAACAACCACATCGTCTCCTCGGTCGGGCTGACGCTGCTGGACGACGCCGAGATCGTCTCCTTCTACCGGGACCACGGTATCGACCTGAATACCGTTCGCTTCTGGACGCTGGAGTGGTGCATCAGCGACCGCCATCTGGACATCCTCTCGCGTGACCCCTGGCGCCTGCGCGTGACGGTCCCACTGGGCGAGGAGGAGCTCCGCGTCACCGTCGACGGCGAGATGGCCGTCCAGCACACGGAGCGCCGGGCCCGGACGGGTGACGCCGCGACTGAGGGGACGACGCCGACGGGGGCCGACGAGGCCGACGAGGCGGTCGAGCAGGATGCGTGACGTGCCCCGGTGGCTCGCCACCGCCACGCGGTCGCTGGCCGTAGACGTCGCCGGCCGCCAGCGTCGACGGGCGGCCCGCGACTGGCTCTGGATGCGGCTGGTGACCCTGCTGGCGGTCGGCTGTGGCGTGGTCGTCGCGGTCCTCGGCATGACCGTCGCCGCGGTCACGGTCGGCGTCATCCTCACCTACGGGGCGAGCCCGCTCGGGGTCGCGCTCGCCTGGTCGCTCGTGGTGTCGCTGGTGGCGTTCGCGCCACTGGCGGCGTTGCGGGCCGGCGCAGCCGTCCACGCCTGGCTCGTCTGAGCCGTCGGTCGGCCCGCCGGTCGGCGACCCGGCCGCGTGAGGCCCGGCCAGCGTAGCCCCGTCGTCGACGCCGGAGACGCCACATAAGACCCCCGCGCGTATCCGGGGCACGAGACTTATGAACATACACCACGCAACCGGGCTCCATGAGTTCAGACACCGGACCGACCGGCGGGAGCATCGACACCGTCGGGTCGGAGGGGCCCCACGACGGCGAGCAGGAGTCGGGGGGCGCCGGGGGCGACGATGAGGTATCGGACCTGCCGCTGGCGCCGTATCCGCCGAACCTCGGCAACCCGAAGTTGCACGCGCTCCGGCAGGTCCGTGACCCCATCGCGTTCAGCGACCGCGCCGCCGCCATCCGCGACGTCTACCGCATCTGGCTCCCCGGCATCGGCGACATCACGAACCTGGCCCACCCGGACCACATGAAGCGGGTCCTCCTCACCGAGCGCGGGAAGTTCCGCAAGTCCGAGGACTTCGGCATCGCGTTCGGTGACGGCCTCCTCACCGTCGAGGGCGAGGAGTGGGCCCAGCAGCGCAAGACATTGCAGCCGCTGTTCGTCCGCGAGAGCGTGATGGACCACGCCGACACGATGGTCGAGCAGGCCCAGCGCCGCGTCGGGCGCTGGGAGGGCGGCCAGCAGCTCGACCTGCAGGCCGAGATGACCGACCTCACCCTGGACGTGCTGTTCGCGGCCATCCTCGGGCGCGAACTCGAACTGGACGGCGACGAGAAGATCCGCCGCTCGGCCGAGGCGCTCCACGACTGGTTCCTCCCCACCTCCTACCCGCTCCCGCGCTGGCTGCCCACGCCCGCCCGGCGACGGTTCAAACAGGGGAAGCAGACCCTGCAGGACGAGGCCGACCGGCTGCTGGAGGAGGCCGCCCGGGACCCGCCCTCGGACCCGACGGAGGCCGACGACCTCATCAACCTCCTCGTGGGGCTGCGCGCGGCCGGCGTGACGGACTCGGGGATGCTGACCGACGAGCGCCTCCGCGACCAGATGGTCTCCATCATCTTCGCCGGTCACGATACGACGACCACCTCCCTGACGTTCGCGCTGTGGGCGCTCGCCGAACATCCGGACATCCGCGAGCGCTTCCACGCGGAGGTGGACGCGCTCGACGGCCCCCCGACCGCCGAGGACATCGAGGAAGGTCGGCTGGCGTTCACCGACAAGCTCGTCACGGAGACGCTCCGGCTGTTCCCGCCCGTCTACGCGCTTCCCCGCGTGGCCGACGAGGACGTCCAGTTCGACGGCTACCGCGTCCCCGAGGGCGAACGCGTCGGCGTCATCATCCGGCGCATCCAGCGGGACCCGCGCTTCTTCGACCGGCCCGACACGTTCGACCCCGACCGCTGGACGCCGGAGTTCCGACAGGAGCTGCACGACTTCGCGTACGCCCCGTTCGGCGGTGGCCCGCGCATCTGCATCGGCCGCCAGTTCGCCCTGCTGGAGGCCAAACTCTCGCTGGCCACCATCGGCCGGAACTACGAACTCTACTACCTCGGCGAGGAGGGCAAGCACGACGGCCCGCCGCTCTCCCCGCAGATGACGCTCCGGATGAAGGAGGGCCAGGAGTTCCTCGTCACCGAGCGCTGAGCAGGACCACCTCACTTCCTGCTGTCGATTCGTATCAGTGAATTTACTGAAGAAGGGTCCGGTAACTCTCCCTACAGAAATGTAATTCAGATTACCCTTATCTGGCCGTGGGGCCTTGGTCCACGTGAATACAGATGCGCACGAACTACCCCACACGCCCCCGGTCGCGGACAGCCGCCGACGGCCACGCCCGACGCCGCACCGTCCGCACGGTCCTGAAGTTCGCCCTCGTGACGCCGCTGGCGCTGGTCACCGCGCTCGTCGTCGTCGGCGCCCTCGCGTCCGCGGGGTCGCTGACCTCGGTCGTCACCGCGTTCGGCCTGCTGGCCGCGCCCGTCGTGGTCGGCGCCCTCGTCGACCGCGCTCGGGCCGACCTCCCCGACCGCGACGGCACCCGTCAGCCGCCCTACGGCCCGCGACTCCGGCGGTAGGCGGCGAGCGGTCGCTGCGCTCGCTAGCTGCCGCCCGTCGCCCCGTTCCAGGCGACAGGGCGAGTCGAAGGGGCAACAGGGTCGGAGTGGAGCGGACCGTCCAGGCCGCTCCGCCCGGCAGCCGAACGTTCCCCTCGAACTAGGCACCCCCCTTATCCGCCGCCGGGTCCACCGTTCGTCCATGTCGTTCGCCCCCGACCGCGTGGAGACGCTCACCTTCGACTCGTACGGGACCCTCGTGGACGTGGCGGCCGTCGAGACCGCGCTCGCCGAGGTCCCTGGCGTCGAGAACCCGGAACCCATCTCGAACCACTGGCGCTCGCGCTCGCTGATGTACACGATGGTTGCCAACGCCATCGACGCCTACCAGCCGTTCTACGAGTTGAACCGGGCCGCACTCACCCACGCGCTCGCCGCACACGGCGTCGAGACCACGCCGGCCGAGCGCGACGCCGTCCTCGAGACGTACCACGACCTCGACGTGTTCGATGACGTGGCCGACGGCATCGCCGCACTCGCGGCCGAGTACGACTGCTACGTCGTCTCCAACGGGAACCCGGAGATGCTGGCCTCGATGGTCGAGGCGGCCGACATCGGGGACGTCATCGAGGACACCATCAGCGCCGACGAGGTGGCGACGTTCAAGCCGGACGCCGAGATCTACCGCCACGCCGCCGCCCGGACCGGGACGCCCATCGACCGCATCGCGCACGTCTGCGGGCCGTTCTTCGACGTGTACGGGTCGATGAACGCGGGGATGCAGGGGGTGCGGGTCGCCCGCGGTGGCGAGCCGTGGGACGCGTTCGCCGGCGAGCCGGACCTGACGGTCGAGGACTTCCACGCGCTGGCCGACGAACTCGGCGTCTGAGGCCGGGCCGAGGTCGCAACCTTTTCCTCGCCGCTACGAGTGCCGGACGGCGTGGCACTCCCGCCGGTCACGCCCGGGATGTTGGCCGTCTTCGCCATCATCGTCGTGGCGCTCGTGCTGTTCGCGACCGAGCCGGTCCCTATCGACATCACCGCTATCGGGGTGATGGTGTCCCTGATGGTACTGGGGACGG from Haloglomus litoreum includes the following:
- a CDS encoding cytochrome P450; translated protein: MSSDTGPTGGSIDTVGSEGPHDGEQESGGAGGDDEVSDLPLAPYPPNLGNPKLHALRQVRDPIAFSDRAAAIRDVYRIWLPGIGDITNLAHPDHMKRVLLTERGKFRKSEDFGIAFGDGLLTVEGEEWAQQRKTLQPLFVRESVMDHADTMVEQAQRRVGRWEGGQQLDLQAEMTDLTLDVLFAAILGRELELDGDEKIRRSAEALHDWFLPTSYPLPRWLPTPARRRFKQGKQTLQDEADRLLEEAARDPPSDPTEADDLINLLVGLRAAGVTDSGMLTDERLRDQMVSIIFAGHDTTTTSLTFALWALAEHPDIRERFHAEVDALDGPPTAEDIEEGRLAFTDKLVTETLRLFPPVYALPRVADEDVQFDGYRVPEGERVGVIIRRIQRDPRFFDRPDTFDPDRWTPEFRQELHDFAYAPFGGGPRICIGRQFALLEAKLSLATIGRNYELYYLGEEGKHDGPPLSPQMTLRMKEGQEFLVTER
- a CDS encoding haloacid dehalogenase type II, translating into MSFAPDRVETLTFDSYGTLVDVAAVETALAEVPGVENPEPISNHWRSRSLMYTMVANAIDAYQPFYELNRAALTHALAAHGVETTPAERDAVLETYHDLDVFDDVADGIAALAAEYDCYVVSNGNPEMLASMVEAADIGDVIEDTISADEVATFKPDAEIYRHAAARTGTPIDRIAHVCGPFFDVYGSMNAGMQGVRVARGGEPWDAFAGEPDLTVEDFHALADELGV